From Candidatus Atelocyanobacterium thalassa isolate ALOHA, a single genomic window includes:
- the pdxH gene encoding pyridoxamine 5'-phosphate oxidase: MDLTSLRQEYNCKGLVKEELSSDPFHQFEKWFEEYVQTSLPEPNAMVLATVSEAGEPSSRTVLLKYFDEQGLVFFTNYGSKKAKQIEGNSNVALLFPWFLLERQVKIEGIASKISTTESLAYFINRPRGSQLGAWCSHQSNIISSRSMLENKFEELKLKFQNKTIPLPSFWGGYRIVPKQFEFWQGRSNRLHDRFVYALNDDNKWSLDRLSP; this comes from the coding sequence ATGGACTTAACTTCTTTAAGACAAGAATATAACTGCAAAGGCTTAGTAAAAGAAGAATTATCTTCCGATCCTTTTCATCAGTTTGAAAAATGGTTTGAGGAGTATGTTCAAACAAGCCTACCAGAACCAAATGCAATGGTTCTAGCAACTGTTTCGGAAGCAGGAGAGCCTTCCTCGAGAACAGTTCTCTTAAAATATTTTGATGAACAAGGATTAGTCTTTTTTACAAATTATGGAAGTAAAAAAGCCAAACAAATTGAGGGTAACTCTAATGTTGCCTTGTTATTTCCATGGTTTCTTTTAGAGCGTCAAGTCAAAATTGAAGGAATCGCTAGTAAAATTTCAACAACAGAATCTTTAGCATATTTTATTAATCGTCCTCGAGGTAGTCAATTGGGTGCTTGGTGCTCACATCAAAGTAATATTATTTCTTCAAGAAGTATGTTGGAGAATAAATTTGAAGAATTAAAGCTAAAATTTCAAAATAAGACAATACCTTTACCATCTTTTTGGGGTGGATATAGAATCGTTCCTAAGCAGTTTGAATTTTGGCAAGGACGAAGTAATAGATTACACGATAGATTTGTTTATGCATTGAATGATGATAACAAATGGAGTCTTGATCGCTTATCTCCTTAA
- a CDS encoding PIN/TRAM domain-containing protein: protein MIDVIIITTFILVAAGIGFNSIDLLSLELQKQIADINSLRWLGAFCSSILGLIFGLVAQTTYRNIETYARTIPIEFTLTRSMGLITGLIITNLTLAPIFLLPIPQEFTFIKPMAAILGSTIFSFMGVSIAGAHQNTILRLINFRVSETWLAKENKLQAASVKIIDTSCIIDGRIEKLVHTGFIEGRILIPRFVLDELHILADNNNNQKRFKGRRGLDILNRMQRSNPESFSIYQHYHTKASTIDAKLIDLAKEINGILLTNDHNLSKVATLQKVNILNINDIVEASRSIYLPEDILHLKIIKSGQETSQGVGYLEDGTIVVIKEGEKYVGKTTSVSVTSVIQTSTGRMIFAKIESIIS from the coding sequence ATGATTGATGTTATTATAATTACGACATTTATTCTGGTAGCTGCTGGGATTGGTTTTAATAGTATTGATTTACTTTCTTTAGAATTACAAAAACAAATCGCTGATATAAATAGCTTAAGATGGTTAGGAGCTTTTTGTTCTTCAATTTTAGGATTGATTTTTGGTTTGGTTGCTCAAACTACGTATAGAAATATAGAAACATATGCTAGAACTATTCCCATAGAATTTACCTTAACAAGATCAATGGGACTTATTACAGGACTCATTATAACTAATCTTACACTTGCTCCAATTTTCTTATTACCTATACCTCAAGAATTTACTTTTATTAAACCTATGGCTGCCATTTTAGGAAGTACTATATTTTCCTTTATGGGAGTTAGCATAGCAGGCGCTCATCAGAATACTATTCTAAGACTAATAAATTTCAGGGTGTCTGAAACTTGGTTAGCTAAAGAAAATAAACTTCAGGCTGCTTCTGTCAAAATTATTGATACTAGTTGCATAATAGATGGACGCATAGAAAAACTAGTACATACAGGATTTATTGAGGGGAGAATTCTAATTCCTAGATTCGTATTGGATGAATTACATATATTAGCAGATAATAATAATAATCAAAAACGTTTCAAAGGACGTAGAGGATTAGATATATTAAATAGAATGCAGAGGTCTAACCCTGAAAGTTTTTCTATTTACCAACACTATCATACAAAAGCTTCTACTATTGATGCAAAGTTAATCGATCTTGCTAAAGAAATTAACGGAATTCTTTTAACAAATGACCATAATTTAAGTAAAGTAGCCACATTACAAAAAGTAAATATTCTTAATATTAACGATATTGTTGAAGCTAGTCGCTCAATTTACCTTCCTGAGGATATATTACATCTTAAAATTATTAAATCAGGGCAAGAGACTAGTCAAGGGGTAGGATATTTAGAAGATGGTACTATAGTAGTTATAAAAGAGGGAGAAAAATATGTCGGGAAAACTACAAGTGTTTCTGTAACTTCTGTAATTCAAACTTCCACAGGAAGAATGATTTTTGCAAAAATTGAATCAATTATTTCTTAG
- a CDS encoding lysophospholipid acyltransferase family protein yields MDTPNRSREKLQSTVSPWLTYIAYILGFWIILPLYFGRLVVKGKENIPKNGSVIVTPTHRSRWDALIIPYAVGRVTSGRDLHFMVSSSEMKGFQGWCIRRLGGFPINSKQLIGGGLDYSVEILKKEKMLVIFPEGGIFRGSQIRTLKRGTAHIVLGVKSEKPNNIVKVLPISIQYSQFFPSWWTKVIVNIGLPMDINIYDFQNTKNDSERLTYELESHLRRLHTRNNIFEELNCT; encoded by the coding sequence ATGGATACCCCTAATCGTTCACGTGAAAAATTACAGTCTACAGTTTCTCCTTGGCTAACCTACATTGCTTATATTTTAGGATTTTGGATAATATTACCCTTGTATTTTGGTCGTTTAGTAGTCAAAGGTAAGGAAAATATTCCTAAAAACGGTTCAGTAATCGTTACTCCAACTCATCGATCTCGTTGGGATGCCTTAATAATTCCTTATGCGGTAGGTCGTGTAACTAGTGGACGAGATTTACATTTCATGGTTTCTTCTAGTGAAATGAAAGGTTTTCAAGGTTGGTGTATCCGAAGATTAGGAGGTTTCCCAATTAATTCTAAACAATTAATTGGTGGAGGTTTGGATTATAGTGTAGAAATTTTAAAAAAAGAAAAGATGTTAGTTATTTTCCCAGAAGGAGGTATCTTTAGGGGATCTCAAATTCGAACTTTGAAAAGAGGTACAGCTCATATTGTTTTAGGTGTAAAATCTGAAAAGCCTAATAATATAGTAAAAGTTTTACCAATCAGTATTCAATATAGTCAATTTTTCCCTTCTTGGTGGACAAAAGTTATTGTAAACATAGGTTTGCCTATGGATATAAATATATATGATTTCCAAAATACTAAAAATGATTCTGAAAGATTGACTTATGAACTAGAATCTCATTTAAGAAGATTGCATACAAGAAATAATATATTTGAAGAATTAAATTGTACTTAA